In Gopherus evgoodei ecotype Sinaloan lineage chromosome 7, rGopEvg1_v1.p, whole genome shotgun sequence, the sequence CCCCTCTTTTGTCTCAGTTCAGGAgagtctccagcttccatccaccTGGCCCCTCCTCAGTCCTATGTTCCTGTTCCCCCGCAAGCATGGCTAGCTtcctgcggggggtgggggggggggattcatGGTCCTTAGTTGCTCGGTACCAAATGTCTGGGCAATGGAGTGGCCATTGTCATCTTGAATTCTCCAGGGACATGGGCCCCACACTCCTGACAGCATCAGTCACACCTGGGTCTCTGCAGAGAGCCCAGTCGTGCCAGGGGCTACCAAGAGACATGGTAAGCCTCGCCTGGAGACACTCCCAGTGGTGGTGGTGCAGGAGGTCCAGGGTGGCCATGGTACAGAGATGGCGACTGCGGTGCTAGAGGTGTGTGTCCATGTTCCCAGCATGTCCTGGATGTGCTCACAATAgcagtttggggagggggggtgctgcagcaggaTACCCCCATAACCAGCcactccctccccatctccccaggGGCCAGAGTGGCACCATGAAGGTGAAGCTGAAGAATGTGTTTGTCGTTTACTTCCTAGTGTCGGTGATTGGGCTCATGTACGCGTTGCTGCAGCTGGGTGAGTGCTGGGCTGAGCGCAGCAGCTGCGGTTCTGGGGCTGAACTCAGAGCAGGTTCGTGGGTCTGGACAGCGCTGTTGGGCCAGGAGCTGTTCTCGATCCCCACCAGAGCACAGTGCCTGCAGTCACCGGCCCCTGAACATCCTCTCTCCCCCTAGTGAGACAGCCAGACAGAAAGGGGAGCCTGTCTGGGTACCAGTGCCAGCCCCTGTCCTACTGGATgctagcccctgccccagctccactgggCATCTGTGTAAAGAGGTGCGGAATGAGGGATTGGGCTGGAGGGAAGAGCACTGACCCTGTCTGAGGAATCTCGGGGAATCACAGGAGTACTCGAGGGTCAGAGAGTGGGTTAGGAGGGACCATGCTGGTTTGGGAGAAGGGATGGGAGCCTGGTTGCTCACTGACCAGGGCTGGATCCAGCTGGGGAATCGTCcccaggggagaggctgggagccacGCAGCTCCCTGATGGGAATGGGTCTATCTGGGAGCCCCACTGCTCCCCGGTAGGGAGATGAGGAAGGGCTGGGCACACCGTTACTCAGCGGATTTCAAGTCAGGCACGGAACACTCTGGGGACCAGGCAGTCTTCCCCTGGGGGGGTGGGCTAGCTGTGACCTAGAGGGTCTCCCTTCTCTGACCTGTCTGCCTCCTCTTCTGCCTGGCTCCAGGGCAGCCCTGCGACTGCTCCCAGCACCTGAGATCAGCCAGCGACCTCATGCATGGCAAGGACAAGAAGATCTCCCAGTTGCTGAGTGAGGTGAAGCGGCTGCAGGTGCGAGGAAAGGGCCCAGAGCTGGAGGGACAGGCACTGCCTATCATCTACGCCATCACACCCACCTATGCCAGGTGGGAGCTCCTGCTGGGGGGAGCTGGAAGGGGCTTAGCTTGCTGGGAATAGGCTGGGCTTGGGGAGATGGGAGGCTCTGCTGGGGATGGGAAGAGTTTCCATGTGCTAGGAACAGAAATTACTCCAGGGCTGGATTCAGCAGCCTGAAACCCAGCAGCAAGGAGAGCAGGCGCCTGCAGGTAGCAGGTTAGGGCCTGTGGCTCCCATGAAACCCGCCAGCAGGCTCTGCTGCAGTGTTAGCAGTCAGGGGGCTGAAAGGGGCCCTGCTCCCCCTGTCCAGCACCAGTCAGTGTTTATGGAAACACTCCAGTCACTTCCAAGCACCCAGGGAAGCAACCTCTGCAGAAGCTACTAAGCCATATTTCCCAGGATCTAACTGGCGTGCCTCCTCCCATCCTCATCAGATGAGATCATGAGTGTGGGTTTCCACACCCACAGTTACTGTTGCCTTGCTGGGGTAAGACATGGCTGAGGGGAAGAATATCCCTCCAGAAGATGGAGCTGGTATTAAACCCATTTGCACCGGAGGAGCTGAGATTTCTCTAATGCCAAGCACTGGCAACTCCAGAAATGGATATTTCGATACCCAAGAGGTGCTCTTTGCAACCCGACTGCTTCATCTCCATTGGGAGGAACAGTCTAACTCCACTGCGTGCTCCCCCTTGCCCACCCCAGTCTGCCTCATCACCACCCCTTTCCCTGAAGGCTGCTGCATGTTCCTGGTTTCTCTCCCACCACCACCTTCTCCAGCTGAtgtgcttctctctggcttctccccATTGGTACGTTCCTCTATTGTTTCCTCCTTCCCCGCAGGCTGAGCTGCCACATCTCTattgtttccccctcctcccaaggcTGAGTTGGTGCATTTCTCTATTGTTTCCCCCCCCCAAGCTGAGCTGGTGCATCTCTCTTGTTTCTCCTCTCTCGCAGGCTGGTGCAGAAGGCTGAGCTGGTGCGCATGTCACAGACCTTCCTGCACGTGAAGAACTTTCACTGGATCGTGGTAGAGGACTCCCCAGTGAAGACCCAGCTGGTGTCGGAGCTGCTGGCCCAGAGCGGCCTGCGCTTCACCCATCTGCACACGGAGACGCCCAAGGAGCAGAAGCTCAAGGAGAGTGACCCCAACTGGCTGAAGCCCCGTGGCGTGGAGCAGCGTAACCTGGCCCTGCAGTGGCTGCGGGAGAACCGGGAGCTCAGTGAGGAGGGTGTGGTCTACTTCGCCGACGATGACAACACATACAGCCTGCACCTCTTCGATGAGGTGGGTGCTGTGTGCTtcagggggaaggagtggggcacTGGGACAGCGTAGGTgtaatgggggtggtgggggcaggTCACTGGAGGCAGGCTGTGGGTGCTGTGGAAGTGGGGGCAGCAGGTGTGTCAGATCCACGTGATCGGTGCTATGGGCCCAGCTCTGGAACAGTCTCTAGGAGGaaccccttcagtgtgccagcCCCCCAGACAGCTTCACTGCCTCCTGAACCTGTTCCTCAAGGCCTCCAGCATTTCTGCTTCACACCATGAGCTTCGTTCAGCGAGTCCAACTGAGACACCCCAATGGAGACTGGTACATTCCCCAGGGATCAATGCAGCTCGCCAAGCACTTCAGTGACACTCCCAGTGTTAGTCCTCCGGAACACACCACAGGGAGTCCTTAGGTTAGCGCAGAGAACACACATCAAAGCATAGTCCAATCTggttagcccagagcccagccaagctATAATGAGCCCCTTGGTTCAAGCTGTCTCTGACCCTCAGTCTGATTCCTCAGACTCCTCGGTTGACtcctgctcttctccctcctctcacATCTCTTCAGTCTGGATCTGAGATCAGCCCCCATGTTGGGAGGCAGGGAAGTCTATAGTTTTCTGGGCCACTTGGTTGCCAGGTATCAATGTCCAGGCAATtggatttgccattgtctttTTTACAGGCTTCACTTCTATGGGGATTAAGGCCCAGACAGTTAGGTGACACCCACAGCTCTGTCTCGTAGCCAGCCCCAAGACCAAAcagtcctgccccgccccccttcccacaCCACCACTGGGTAACAATGTagcatataggggaaactgaggcacacataagcttcataaaaatattaccaaaaattcccactttgttacATCTCTTCCCTCTTTGAGACCAAGCTGAGCAGGGTCACTTAAACCAGtcacctggggaagttcgaacccacaaATGTTATCCAGAGATACTACAGCATCTTCTCTTTCTCCTTAGTAGCTGTCCCACCCGGCACTCTCCAGATTCTTATAGCACAGTTGCCATTCAGTCTAACTTATAGTTTGAATACGCCGTTCTGAGCACTTTCCCATCCTCCCTTAGGTCTGGTCTGTTAGATGGCACCAGCAGGGTGCAGCCCCATGCTCTTTTGTACCCCAAAACCTTGAGTTTGAAACTGGGCTGGGGTCCAGCCACTCCCTCAACCGCCTCATTGgctggggagtgaggagggatgaGCCTGGTCCTCCAAGTGTCAgcttggctgcagctgggggtg encodes:
- the B3GAT3 gene encoding galactosylgalactosylxylosylprotein 3-beta-glucuronosyltransferase 3; the protein is MKVKLKNVFVVYFLVSVIGLMYALLQLGQPCDCSQHLRSASDLMHGKDKKISQLLSEVKRLQVRGKGPELEGQALPIIYAITPTYARLVQKAELVRMSQTFLHVKNFHWIVVEDSPVKTQLVSELLAQSGLRFTHLHTETPKEQKLKESDPNWLKPRGVEQRNLALQWLRENRELSEEGVVYFADDDNTYSLHLFDEIRSTKRVSVWPVGLVGGLRFERPLVEKGRVVGFYTAWKPNRPFPMDMAGFAIALQLLLANREARFDMLAERGYLESSLLQSLVSIEELEPRADNCTKVLVWHTRSEKPKMKQEELLQKQGLGSDPSIEV